ACCACGTTCAACGTCAAAACTGTCTTGGGTTATTTTGATCGTGGTATTAGCCGTGGCACTTGGTGGTGGCTATTACTGGCTGGAACATCAGCGTCAGAGTAATTCGACGGCAACAACGACGGCCAAATCTTCGTCGCGCACTGCTACATCGGAAAAAGCCGAGTCGTCATCATCGTCCAAGGCATCTGCTAGTACGGCAACTCAGACGGCATTGTGGTCGACAACCAAGTCGAGCGAGTTAGCCTCGTTTATGTCGTCATGGCAAGATACCATGAACCAATCGTACGAGGGGACTTATGATGGTCAGTCGGTAACTATTGGTGAGTTGAATTTACCTTCAGACATCAAAAACAATCAGTACCAAGATAAGATTACGGTCAATGGTGACACAGTCAAGCTCAAGTGGACGACGGCTGCTGATACCGATGCGAAGTACCAGGTCGTTGCCGCGGCCACTGATCCGAACGCGTCTAGTGGCGTGATTACGTATCTGTATGTTTTCCATAATGGTTC
This Lactiplantibacillus plantarum DNA region includes the following protein-coding sequences:
- a CDS encoding zinc ribbon domain-containing protein, which codes for MYCPNCGKKNDIDALFCENCGARLIIPASSAQPTPASAVSSAAQSTSSTAASEAPSASTSISAAPTAPEPGTRSAQHARQNAQPRSTSKLSWVILIVVLAVALGGGYYWLEHQRQSNSTATTTAKSSSRTATSEKAESSSSSKASASTATQTALWSTTKSSELASFMSSWQDTMNQSYEGTYDGQSVTIGELNLPSDIKNNQYQDKITVNGDTVKLKWTTAADTDAKYQVVAAATDPNASSGVITYLYVFHNGSPDVLVSQDSATATTFNFTSSQNTDLQDGFAKIANAD